One stretch of Pseudomonas azotoformans DNA includes these proteins:
- a CDS encoding NEL-type E3 ubiquitin ligase domain-containing protein — MTQKRDLSEVAAGATQDELDRALLDMTADLDKAQVLRTTVPHWLVEADASTLTALEQTHIDSKVIRENVRYLLSRLEPLDQYCAERLTNFLRAKGVESPDVRQDLLELPRRKLTGVSPDLGGGLLQTVTYTKQSLLHAAMQNFSAERAEPGGMSVAAVVRSAATRQPMVGMTVPEFVGYCRELDLGALYQKHIEEVFDLPDPKSKEEVSSYNQVAVSIGLGKLMDMRMDLHIALCKGHIEAGTYARLLKLIGFDRPASELKSKLPGNGLSTWQGVNIDDTCVWSVLVFSDSAPGSLHTGPFIVYMPNEPSRPWYEYPTLEDFKVYLSLKLQIKSYRTFFEGYLDESNRLDFFESFDRTRKVGQLRALPVTTSLTGFFFQAFVGKIQLDALVLAVPKAQVDQQASEERMQRYLDLGLDLLNVASLVVPVLGQLMLGVAVGQLLGEVFEAVEDWQHDEHTEALKHLLNVAENIAAMALFVAGGRVVGTLKRTLTTSAQFFEKFEAVNTADQGQKLWRPRLNAYRQPEPVARQAVASSRGVYQVNGRSYIRMGGNHYSVAFDTRLQKWRVIHPQRPQAYRPPLEHNFRGGWQHVYERPLQWVDPVYSLRRLDPSLEELPAEPLSNLATLTGMTLPHLQALGSAYEPLPERFHDAVLRYKQNDRVHELMEYLERGERPDASTARAQLFALPLVPGWPQGRFFEVLDEEGELLERHPETAPFDYEDLSIHITRKELREGRVMETLLEHLSDEERSDLLGKGVAEDDMRSTLERRLLDTLRSRHQAVFDHLYTYYAGVALNELVPLCERFKQLPPRVAWELYSQATLWERRYLRTTGQVPLVLAQRAREAVDLLEQDRALMGLYWPELAGDGTRRVAVGMLQRMPGWPRDLALQVRRQTLGGEVLAEAGASTAATQRTLVSTPQGYQAFDQKGKALGPVATGADGLYTALFDSLLPRQRIALKLQAENEAADLRGRLRATTVHERDRVARYLWPERGLLDEEPLICTQAARAEAEHFPAALVRKVNKLYPLLSPSQVNDFLRDAGHDHLSRAKAVQAREQEFEALHMALKRWRAEKSVNIVQADPLWDYRLSRHQAAKSIEKCWRRMSTLPDEHARQVPGLLLDDMVIGPLPTLPAQVRFDHVEHLSLRRLNLTDDVAYFLSHFKGLRTLELGENQMTRLPEALSHMPGLERLYLSNNKLQLTEYTRAKLADLTRLKVLNLTDNPLLDPPDISRMFALRSLVLRNCRLKELPKDLWRLPYLEHIDLRANDISVLPEWLLRVPRNFAQGVNLRHNPLSVQSQLALKNYRQAFGPGMGFLEDDIARLNEQSARELWLADERLAGYAAKKLTWTGLKDDRRSDALFKLLAELGGTKDAEFVREDLQRRVWRVLEAAAMNSELRDEVFERAATPINCDDAAAVNFSSLEVLVEISDAKALIQGRALTPKPLLKLGRGLFRLEQLEAIARRHSGLHPAADPLEVSLAFRTGLVGEFYLPGQPRHMRYSRLGEVTQLALDEAKAEVTLAELSPELMTYLKKLPFWTDYLKRAQAARFEALNTPYDERLNDIFEQSLVLSDADYRSRMHTVLSEREQAESVLIERLTEDAIRTEGLGPVCEAPAG, encoded by the coding sequence ATGACGCAAAAACGCGATTTGAGTGAGGTCGCCGCAGGGGCGACTCAAGATGAACTGGACAGGGCATTGCTCGACATGACCGCCGACCTGGACAAGGCGCAGGTTTTGCGCACAACCGTGCCGCACTGGTTGGTTGAGGCCGACGCTTCGACACTCACAGCCCTTGAACAGACGCATATCGACAGCAAGGTGATTCGTGAGAATGTCCGTTACCTGTTGAGCCGCCTGGAACCGCTGGATCAGTATTGCGCAGAGCGCTTGACCAATTTTCTGCGGGCCAAAGGGGTGGAGTCGCCGGATGTCAGGCAAGACCTGCTGGAGTTGCCCCGGCGCAAGCTCACTGGAGTGAGCCCGGACCTGGGCGGCGGCTTGCTCCAGACCGTTACCTATACCAAACAAAGCCTGCTGCATGCGGCGATGCAGAATTTCTCTGCAGAGCGCGCTGAGCCCGGGGGCATGTCCGTCGCAGCTGTAGTGCGCTCCGCGGCCACCAGGCAGCCGATGGTGGGGATGACGGTGCCTGAATTTGTCGGTTATTGCCGGGAGCTGGACCTGGGGGCGCTCTATCAAAAGCACATCGAAGAGGTCTTCGACCTGCCCGACCCGAAAAGCAAAGAGGAAGTCAGCTCCTACAACCAGGTTGCCGTCAGTATTGGCCTGGGCAAACTCATGGACATGCGCATGGATTTGCATATTGCCTTGTGCAAGGGGCATATCGAAGCCGGGACCTACGCGCGGTTGCTCAAGCTGATCGGTTTCGACCGTCCGGCCAGTGAGCTCAAGAGCAAGCTGCCGGGCAACGGTCTGAGTACGTGGCAAGGTGTGAACATCGATGACACCTGTGTGTGGAGTGTATTGGTATTTTCCGACAGCGCACCGGGCAGCCTGCATACCGGCCCCTTTATTGTCTACATGCCGAACGAGCCCTCCAGGCCCTGGTACGAGTATCCGACGCTGGAAGACTTCAAGGTGTACTTGTCCTTGAAGCTGCAAATCAAGAGCTACCGGACGTTTTTCGAAGGGTACCTGGATGAGTCCAACCGCCTGGATTTTTTCGAATCGTTCGACAGGACGCGCAAGGTTGGCCAGCTGCGTGCCTTACCCGTCACGACCAGCCTGACCGGGTTCTTCTTCCAGGCATTTGTCGGCAAGATTCAGTTGGACGCGCTGGTGCTGGCGGTACCCAAGGCCCAGGTCGACCAGCAAGCCAGTGAAGAGCGCATGCAGCGCTATCTGGACCTGGGGCTGGACCTGCTGAATGTGGCGTCGTTGGTGGTGCCGGTGTTGGGTCAGTTGATGCTCGGGGTAGCCGTCGGACAGCTGTTGGGTGAAGTGTTCGAGGCCGTCGAGGACTGGCAGCACGATGAGCATACCGAGGCCCTCAAGCATCTGCTGAATGTGGCTGAAAATATCGCGGCCATGGCGTTGTTCGTGGCGGGCGGGCGGGTAGTGGGGACGTTGAAGCGCACCCTGACAACGTCTGCGCAGTTCTTCGAGAAGTTCGAAGCCGTCAACACTGCCGATCAGGGCCAGAAACTCTGGCGACCAAGGCTCAATGCCTATCGACAGCCTGAGCCGGTCGCACGCCAGGCCGTGGCCAGTTCTCGAGGGGTGTACCAAGTCAACGGCCGCTCCTACATCCGCATGGGGGGAAACCACTATTCGGTTGCGTTCGATACCCGATTGCAGAAGTGGCGGGTCATCCATCCACAGCGTCCGCAGGCTTATCGCCCGCCGCTGGAGCACAACTTCCGTGGTGGCTGGCAGCATGTCTACGAGCGCCCCTTGCAGTGGGTAGACCCCGTCTACAGCCTCAGGCGACTGGATCCAAGCCTTGAAGAGTTGCCGGCTGAGCCGTTGTCGAACCTGGCAACCCTCACAGGAATGACCCTGCCACACCTGCAGGCATTGGGCAGTGCCTACGAGCCGTTACCCGAGCGTTTTCATGACGCAGTGCTGCGCTATAAGCAAAACGACAGGGTCCATGAACTGATGGAGTACCTGGAGCGTGGTGAACGTCCCGATGCGAGTACCGCACGCGCGCAATTGTTTGCGTTGCCGCTGGTGCCAGGCTGGCCCCAGGGGCGTTTTTTCGAGGTGCTGGACGAGGAGGGCGAGCTGCTGGAAAGGCATCCGGAAACAGCACCTTTCGATTATGAGGACCTGAGCATCCATATCACCCGCAAGGAGTTGAGGGAGGGGCGAGTCATGGAGACTCTGCTGGAGCACTTGAGCGACGAGGAACGTAGCGACCTGTTGGGCAAGGGCGTGGCGGAAGACGACATGCGCAGCACACTGGAGCGTCGTCTGCTGGACACGCTGCGCAGCCGGCATCAAGCCGTGTTCGATCATTTGTACACCTATTACGCCGGTGTTGCCCTGAACGAATTGGTGCCGTTGTGCGAGCGCTTCAAACAACTGCCGCCCCGTGTGGCGTGGGAGCTGTACTCACAGGCCACATTATGGGAGCGCCGGTATTTGCGCACCACCGGCCAGGTACCGCTGGTGCTTGCCCAGCGGGCACGCGAGGCGGTGGACCTGTTGGAGCAGGACCGCGCATTGATGGGCCTGTACTGGCCGGAACTGGCGGGGGACGGCACCCGACGCGTGGCCGTCGGTATGCTGCAGCGAATGCCCGGCTGGCCCCGAGACTTGGCGTTGCAGGTGCGCAGGCAAACCCTGGGCGGGGAGGTGCTGGCCGAGGCGGGCGCGTCAACAGCCGCAACGCAGAGGACCCTGGTCAGTACGCCCCAGGGGTATCAGGCATTCGATCAAAAAGGCAAAGCCCTCGGGCCGGTCGCGACAGGCGCGGACGGCTTGTACACGGCGCTTTTCGATAGCCTGCTGCCACGCCAGCGCATTGCATTGAAGCTTCAGGCCGAAAACGAGGCGGCCGACCTGCGCGGCCGCCTGCGTGCTACCACGGTGCATGAGCGTGACAGGGTCGCCCGTTACCTGTGGCCGGAACGCGGGCTGCTGGACGAAGAGCCGCTGATCTGTACCCAGGCGGCGCGCGCCGAGGCAGAGCATTTCCCGGCGGCGTTGGTGCGTAAAGTCAACAAGCTCTATCCCTTGCTCAGTCCGTCGCAGGTCAACGATTTCCTGCGCGATGCGGGCCATGATCACCTGTCGCGTGCCAAGGCGGTTCAGGCACGCGAGCAGGAGTTTGAAGCGCTGCACATGGCACTCAAACGCTGGCGTGCCGAGAAGTCTGTCAATATCGTGCAGGCCGACCCCCTGTGGGACTATCGATTGAGCCGCCACCAGGCGGCGAAGAGCATCGAAAAGTGCTGGCGACGGATGTCGACCCTGCCCGATGAGCACGCCCGCCAGGTTCCTGGGCTGTTGCTCGATGATATGGTCATCGGCCCTCTGCCGACATTGCCCGCACAGGTGCGCTTCGATCACGTCGAGCATTTGTCACTGCGCCGTTTGAACCTGACTGACGATGTGGCGTATTTCCTCAGCCACTTCAAGGGGCTGCGCACCCTTGAACTAGGCGAAAACCAGATGACCCGGCTACCTGAAGCCCTGTCGCACATGCCGGGCCTGGAGCGGTTGTACCTGAGCAACAACAAACTCCAGCTCACCGAATACACCCGTGCCAAGCTGGCCGACCTGACGCGCCTGAAGGTGTTGAACCTGACGGATAACCCGCTGCTGGACCCGCCGGATATCAGCCGGATGTTCGCGCTGCGCAGCCTGGTGTTGCGCAATTGCCGGCTCAAGGAACTGCCCAAGGACCTGTGGCGCCTGCCTTATCTTGAACACATCGATTTGCGCGCCAATGACATCAGCGTGCTGCCGGAGTGGCTATTGCGCGTGCCGCGAAACTTTGCCCAGGGTGTCAACTTGCGGCACAACCCGTTATCGGTTCAAAGCCAACTGGCCTTGAAAAACTACCGTCAGGCGTTCGGTCCGGGGATGGGGTTCCTGGAAGACGACATTGCCCGTTTGAACGAGCAGAGCGCGCGGGAATTGTGGCTGGCGGACGAACGGCTGGCGGGCTATGCGGCGAAGAAACTCACGTGGACGGGGCTCAAGGACGATCGCCGGTCGGATGCCCTGTTCAAGCTGCTCGCGGAACTGGGCGGTACCAAAGACGCCGAGTTCGTGCGTGAGGATCTGCAGCGCCGCGTCTGGCGGGTGCTGGAGGCTGCCGCGATGAACAGCGAACTGCGTGATGAAGTATTCGAACGGGCCGCCACGCCGATCAATTGTGACGATGCCGCCGCCGTCAACTTCAGCAGCCTGGAAGTCCTGGTGGAAATCAGCGATGCCAAGGCCCTCATTCAGGGGCGTGCTCTGACGCCCAAGCCGCTGTTGAAACTGGGTCGTGGCCTGTTTCGCCTGGAGCAGTTGGAGGCGATTGCGCGCCGTCACAGTGGCCTGCATCCTGCCGCCGATCCATTGGAGGTCAGCCTGGCGTTCCGCACAGGCCTGGTCGGCGAATTCTATTTGCCCGGCCAGCCTCGGCACATGCGCTATTCGCGGCTGGGGGAGGTCACTCAGTTGGCGCTGGATGAAGCCAAGGCCGAAGTCACGCTGGCCGAGCTGTCCCCCGAGCTGATGACGTATCTCAAGAAGCTGCCGTTCTGGACCGACTACCTCAAGCGTGCCCAGGCGGCTCGCTTCGAGGCCTTGAACACGCCCTATGATGAGCGCCTCAATGACATCTTCGAACAAAGCCTGGTACTGAGCGATGCCGATTACCGCAGTCGCATGCACACCGTCCTCAGTGAACGGGAGCAGGCTGAAAGCGTGCTGATCGAGCGCTTGACCGAGGACGCCATCAGGACCGAAGGGCTGGGCCCCGTGTGTGAGGCCCCGGCCGGTTGA
- a CDS encoding N-acetylglutaminylglutamine amidotransferase translates to MCGLAGELRFDAQPADLAAIERITHHLAPRGPDAWGFHAQGPIALGHRRLKIMDLSDGSAQPMVDSHLGLSLAFNGAIYNFPELREELEALGYAFFSGGDTEVLLKGYHAWGEALLPKLNGMFAFAIWERDAQRLFIARDRLGVKPLYLSRTGQRLRFASALPALLKGGDINPILDPVALNHYLNFHAVVPAPRTLLAGIEKLPPASWMRIDASGKTEQKTWWTLPYGPHEDEKNLSLEDWTDRVLDSTREAVAIRQRAAVDVGVLLSGGVDSSMLVGLLREVGVQDLSTFSIGFEDAGGEAGNEFQYSDLIAKHYGTRHHQLRIAESEIIEQLPAAFRAMSEPMVSHDCIAFYLLSREVAKHCKVVQSGQGADELFAGYHWYPQVDGAADPYAAYRDAFFDRSYEDYAATVAPKWLTANDAAGDFVREHFAMPGADAAVDKALRLDSTVMLVDDPVKRVDNMTMAWGLEARTPFLDYRLVELSARVPGKFKLPDGGKQVLKEAARRVIPSEVIDRKKGYFPVPGLKHLQGDTLNWVRELLLDPSQDRGLFNPAALDRLLTDPQGQLTPLRGSKLWQLAALNLWLSEQGI, encoded by the coding sequence ATGTGCGGATTAGCTGGAGAATTACGTTTCGATGCCCAACCTGCCGACCTGGCAGCGATTGAACGCATCACCCATCACCTGGCCCCGCGTGGCCCTGACGCGTGGGGTTTTCATGCCCAGGGGCCGATAGCCCTGGGCCATCGGCGCCTGAAAATCATGGACCTGTCGGACGGTTCAGCCCAACCGATGGTCGATTCGCACCTGGGCCTGAGCCTGGCCTTCAATGGTGCGATCTATAACTTTCCGGAATTGCGAGAAGAGCTGGAAGCCCTGGGCTACGCCTTCTTTTCCGGCGGCGACACAGAGGTGCTGCTCAAGGGGTATCACGCCTGGGGCGAGGCACTGCTGCCCAAGCTCAACGGCATGTTTGCCTTCGCGATCTGGGAACGCGATGCCCAGCGCCTGTTCATCGCCCGCGACCGCCTCGGCGTGAAGCCGTTGTACCTGTCGCGCACCGGTCAGCGCCTGCGCTTTGCCTCGGCTTTGCCGGCGCTGCTCAAGGGTGGCGATATCAACCCGATCCTCGATCCGGTTGCCTTGAACCACTACTTGAATTTCCACGCCGTGGTACCGGCGCCACGCACCCTGCTGGCGGGCATTGAAAAACTGCCACCGGCGAGCTGGATGCGCATCGATGCCAGCGGCAAGACTGAACAGAAGACTTGGTGGACCCTGCCCTACGGCCCGCATGAAGATGAAAAAAATCTGAGCCTGGAAGACTGGACCGACCGCGTGCTCGACAGCACCCGCGAAGCCGTGGCCATCCGTCAACGTGCTGCGGTGGATGTGGGGGTGTTGCTCTCCGGTGGTGTCGATTCGAGCATGCTCGTCGGCCTGCTGCGTGAAGTCGGCGTACAGGATTTGTCGACCTTCTCCATCGGCTTTGAAGACGCCGGTGGCGAAGCCGGCAACGAGTTCCAGTACTCGGACCTGATCGCCAAGCACTACGGCACGCGCCACCACCAATTGCGCATCGCCGAAAGCGAGATCATCGAGCAACTGCCGGCGGCCTTCCGCGCCATGAGCGAGCCGATGGTCAGCCATGACTGTATTGCTTTCTACCTGCTGTCACGGGAAGTGGCAAAGCATTGCAAGGTGGTGCAAAGCGGCCAGGGCGCCGATGAGTTGTTCGCCGGTTACCACTGGTACCCGCAGGTGGACGGTGCTGCCGACCCCTATGCGGCCTATCGCGATGCATTTTTTGACCGCAGCTATGAAGACTATGCCGCTACTGTCGCGCCCAAATGGCTGACCGCCAACGACGCTGCCGGTGATTTCGTGCGCGAGCATTTCGCCATGCCCGGCGCCGATGCGGCGGTGGACAAGGCCCTGCGTCTGGACAGCACGGTGATGCTGGTGGACGACCCGGTCAAACGTGTCGACAACATGACCATGGCCTGGGGCCTGGAAGCGCGCACGCCGTTTCTCGACTACCGCTTGGTCGAGCTCTCGGCCCGCGTGCCGGGTAAGTTCAAGCTGCCCGACGGCGGCAAGCAAGTGCTCAAGGAAGCGGCGCGCCGGGTCATCCCGAGCGAAGTCATCGACCGCAAGAAAGGCTACTTCCCCGTGCCGGGCCTCAAGCATTTGCAGGGCGATACCTTGAACTGGGTACGCGAACTGCTGCTCGACCCGAGCCAGGATCGCGGCCTGTTCAACCCCGCCGCGCTGGACCGCTTGTTGACCGACCCGCAAGGCCAATTGACGCCGTTGCGTGGCTCAAAGCTGTGGCAACTGGCAGCGCTGAACCTGTGGCTCAGCGAACAAGGAATCTGA
- the ngg gene encoding N-acetylglutaminylglutamine synthetase: MKPLAAAYSQRLLKGQAPTYERLQARLAEDGSPLGAEPIAVHCGWGRLLIGHTFPDPATLAQELLNEQPGERDIALYVAAPQQILGIDPQQLFLDPSDTLRLWFTDYRPATRVFRGFRIRRVQTEADWLAVNQLYQGRGMLPVDAERLTPRHQGGPVYWLAEDEDSGAVIGSVMGLNHQKAFHDPENGCSLWCLAVDPQCTRPGVGEVLVRHLVEHFMSRGLSYLDLSVLHDNRQAKNLYAKLGFRALTTFAIKRKNGINQPLFLGPGPQAGFNPYARIIVEEAHRRGIDVQVDDADAGLFTLSHGGRRVRCRESLSDLTSAISMTLCQDKSLTHKVLKAAGLKLPAQQLAGSADDNLEFLDEHQRIVVKPLDGEQGQGVAVDLQSIEEVQQAIEAARQFDSRVLLESFHQGLDLRILVIGFEVVAAAIRRPAEVTGDGHHSIGALIEAQSRRRQAATDGESKIPLDGETERTLKAAGYDYSSILPRGQVLAVRRTANLHTGGCLEDVTAILHPTLVDAAVRAARALDIPMVGLDLMVPAADQPEYVFIEANERAGLANHEPQPTAEKFVDLLFPHSQPATQ, encoded by the coding sequence ATGAAACCTCTCGCAGCGGCCTATAGCCAACGCTTGCTCAAGGGCCAGGCGCCGACCTACGAGCGCCTGCAGGCGCGCCTGGCGGAAGATGGCAGCCCACTGGGCGCCGAACCGATTGCCGTGCATTGCGGCTGGGGCCGGTTGCTGATCGGGCATACCTTTCCAGACCCCGCGACCCTGGCGCAGGAACTGTTGAATGAACAGCCAGGCGAACGCGACATCGCCCTGTATGTGGCGGCGCCGCAACAGATCCTGGGGATCGACCCGCAGCAGTTGTTCCTCGACCCGTCCGACACCTTGCGCCTGTGGTTCACCGACTATCGTCCAGCCACCCGGGTGTTCCGCGGCTTCCGCATTCGACGGGTGCAGACCGAGGCCGATTGGCTGGCGGTGAATCAGCTGTACCAGGGGCGCGGCATGTTGCCGGTCGACGCCGAACGCCTCACGCCGCGCCATCAAGGCGGCCCGGTGTACTGGCTGGCAGAAGACGAAGACAGCGGCGCGGTGATCGGCAGCGTCATGGGCCTGAATCACCAGAAGGCATTTCATGACCCGGAAAACGGTTGCAGCCTGTGGTGCCTGGCAGTCGACCCGCAATGCACGCGCCCCGGCGTGGGCGAAGTGCTGGTGCGCCATCTGGTGGAGCACTTCATGAGCCGTGGCCTGAGCTACCTGGACCTGTCGGTGCTGCACGATAACCGCCAGGCCAAGAACCTTTACGCCAAGCTCGGTTTCCGCGCGCTGACCACCTTTGCCATCAAACGCAAGAATGGGATCAACCAGCCGTTGTTCCTCGGCCCTGGCCCACAGGCTGGGTTTAATCCGTACGCACGGATAATTGTCGAAGAGGCCCACCGACGTGGCATCGATGTGCAGGTGGATGACGCCGATGCCGGTCTGTTCACATTGAGCCATGGCGGGCGCCGAGTGCGTTGCCGTGAGTCGTTGAGCGACCTGACCAGTGCCATCAGCATGACCTTGTGCCAGGACAAAAGCCTGACGCACAAGGTGCTGAAGGCCGCCGGATTGAAACTGCCGGCGCAGCAACTGGCGGGCAGCGCGGATGACAACCTGGAGTTCCTCGATGAGCACCAGCGCATCGTCGTCAAGCCGCTGGATGGCGAGCAAGGCCAGGGCGTGGCGGTGGATTTGCAGAGTATCGAGGAGGTGCAGCAAGCCATTGAAGCGGCGCGGCAATTCGACAGCCGTGTGTTGCTGGAGAGTTTCCACCAAGGCTTGGACCTGCGCATCCTGGTGATCGGCTTCGAGGTGGTGGCCGCCGCGATCCGCCGCCCGGCGGAGGTGACCGGTGACGGCCATCACTCCATTGGCGCATTGATCGAAGCCCAGAGCCGCCGTCGCCAGGCCGCCACCGATGGTGAAAGCAAAATCCCCCTGGATGGCGAAACTGAACGCACCTTGAAAGCGGCCGGCTACGACTACAGCAGCATCCTGCCTCGTGGCCAGGTCCTGGCCGTGCGCCGCACCGCCAACCTGCACACCGGCGGCTGCCTGGAAGACGTCACCGCCATCCTGCACCCCACGCTGGTGGACGCCGCCGTGCGCGCCGCCCGCGCCCTGGACATTCCCATGGTGGGCCTGGACCTGATGGTGCCCGCCGCCGACCAACCCGAGTACGTGTTTATCGAAGCCAACGAACGGGCCGGCCTGGCCAATCATGAACCGCAACCAACCGCAGAAAAGTTTGTGGATTTACTGTTTCCTCATAGCCAGCCGGCCACTCAATAA
- a CDS encoding osmoprotectant NAGGN system M42 family peptidase, whose translation MSRTIPEPDLNYLQKVLLEMLAIPSPTGFTDTIVRYVAERLEELGIPFEMTRRGTIRATLKGQKNSPDRAVSAHLDTIGAAVRAIKDNGRLSLAPVGCWSSRFAEGSRVSLFTDNGVIRGSVLPLMASGHAFNTAVDEMPVSWDHVELRLDAYCATRADCDSLGIGIGDYVAFDPLPEFTESGHISARHLDDKAGVAALLAALKAIVDSGEPLLIDCHPLFTITEETGSGAAAALPWDVSEFVGIDIAPVAPGQHSSEHAVSVAMQDSGGPYDYHLSRHLLRLASDHELPVRRDLFRYYFSDAHSAVTAGHDIRTALLAFGCDATHGYERTHIDSLAALSRLLGAYILSPPVFASDAQPAQGSLDRFSHQIEHETQMESDTRVPSVDSLVGNKS comes from the coding sequence ATGAGCCGAACCATCCCCGAACCGGATCTGAACTACCTGCAAAAAGTGCTGCTGGAAATGCTCGCCATCCCCAGCCCCACCGGGTTTACCGACACCATCGTGCGCTACGTCGCCGAGCGCCTGGAAGAGCTGGGCATCCCCTTTGAGATGACCCGCCGCGGTACCATCCGCGCCACCCTCAAGGGCCAGAAAAACAGCCCCGACCGCGCGGTTTCAGCGCACTTGGACACCATTGGCGCCGCCGTGCGCGCCATCAAGGACAACGGCCGCCTGAGCCTGGCGCCGGTAGGCTGCTGGTCGAGCCGCTTTGCCGAAGGCAGCCGCGTCAGCCTGTTTACCGATAACGGCGTGATCCGTGGCAGCGTGCTGCCGTTGATGGCCTCCGGGCACGCGTTCAATACCGCCGTGGATGAAATGCCGGTGAGCTGGGACCACGTGGAATTGCGTCTGGACGCCTACTGCGCGACCCGGGCCGACTGCGACTCCCTGGGGATTGGCATCGGTGACTATGTCGCCTTCGACCCACTACCGGAATTCACCGAGAGCGGGCACATCAGCGCCCGACATCTGGACGACAAAGCCGGCGTCGCCGCGCTGCTGGCCGCACTCAAGGCCATCGTCGACAGTGGCGAGCCGTTGCTGATCGACTGCCATCCACTGTTCACCATCACCGAGGAAACCGGCAGTGGCGCAGCGGCCGCGCTGCCCTGGGACGTCAGTGAGTTCGTCGGCATCGATATCGCCCCGGTCGCCCCCGGCCAGCACTCCAGCGAGCATGCGGTGAGCGTGGCGATGCAGGATTCCGGCGGGCCGTATGACTATCACCTGTCGCGGCATTTGCTGCGCCTGGCGTCCGACCACGAATTGCCGGTGCGCCGCGACCTGTTCCGCTACTACTTCAGTGACGCACACTCGGCTGTCACCGCCGGCCACGATATCCGCACCGCGTTGCTGGCGTTTGGGTGCGATGCGACCCACGGCTACGAGCGCACGCATATCGACAGCCTGGCGGCGCTGAGTCGTCTATTGGGCGCCTACATTCTCAGCCCGCCCGTGTTCGCCAGCGATGCACAGCCGGCACAGGGTTCCCTGGACAGGTTCAGTCACCAGATCGAGCACGAGACGCAGATGGAGAGCGACACGCGAGTGCCGTCGGTGGATAGCCTGGTGGGCAACAAGTCCTGA
- a CDS encoding YheU family protein — MLIPYDALEVDTLTRLIEDFVTRDGTDNGDDTPLETRVLRVRQALTKGQALIVFDPESEQCQLMLKHDVPKHLFD, encoded by the coding sequence ATGCTGATTCCCTACGATGCACTTGAAGTCGACACGCTGACGCGCCTGATCGAAGACTTCGTGACCCGCGACGGCACCGACAATGGCGATGACACGCCCCTGGAAACCCGTGTACTGCGCGTGCGCCAGGCGCTGACCAAGGGCCAGGCACTGATCGTGTTCGACCCAGAAAGCGAGCAGTGCCAGCTGATGCTCAAGCACGACGTGCCCAAGCATCTGTTCGACTGA
- the csrA gene encoding carbon storage regulator CsrA, with translation MLVLSRAIGEVISIGDDIAVHILELNGTQVKLGVEAPAGVHVHRAEVHQKIRDRQDPSTHPVPVPNL, from the coding sequence ATGCTGGTCTTAAGCCGCGCCATAGGCGAAGTCATCTCCATCGGCGATGACATCGCCGTGCATATCCTCGAGTTGAACGGTACCCAGGTGAAACTCGGCGTTGAAGCGCCGGCCGGGGTGCATGTACATCGCGCGGAGGTGCATCAGAAAATCCGCGATCGCCAGGACCCCAGCACCCATCCGGTGCCGGTACCCAATCTCTGA
- a CDS encoding SDR family oxidoreductase, whose amino-acid sequence MQNRMMITGAGSGLGREIALRWAREGWQLALSDVSEPGLQETLKLVRNAGGEGFIQRCDVRDYSQLTAFAQACEVKLGGIDVIVNNAGVASGGFFAELSLEDWDWQIAINLMGVVKGCKAFLPLLEKSKGRIINIASMAALMQGPAMSNYNVAKAGVVALSESLLVELKQQEIGVHVVCPSFFQTNLLDSFRGPTPAMKAQVGKLLESSPISAADIADYIYQRVAEGEFMILPHEQGRMAWALKQKNPQLLYDEMTSMADKMRAKAQAAKG is encoded by the coding sequence ATGCAAAATCGCATGATGATCACTGGCGCCGGGTCCGGCCTGGGTCGTGAAATCGCTCTGCGCTGGGCCCGTGAGGGGTGGCAGTTGGCCTTGTCGGATGTCAGTGAGCCCGGCCTGCAAGAAACCCTCAAGCTCGTGCGTAACGCCGGTGGCGAAGGTTTTATCCAGCGCTGCGACGTGCGCGACTACAGCCAGCTCACTGCATTCGCTCAGGCCTGTGAGGTCAAGCTGGGCGGTATCGATGTGATCGTCAACAACGCGGGCGTGGCGTCAGGCGGCTTCTTTGCCGAGTTGTCCCTGGAGGACTGGGACTGGCAGATCGCAATCAACCTGATGGGCGTGGTCAAGGGCTGCAAGGCATTCCTGCCGCTGCTGGAAAAGAGCAAGGGCCGCATCATCAACATCGCCTCCATGGCTGCACTGATGCAGGGGCCGGCCATGAGTAACTACAACGTGGCCAAGGCCGGTGTGGTGGCATTGTCGGAGAGTCTGCTGGTGGAACTCAAGCAGCAGGAAATCGGTGTGCATGTGGTGTGCCCATCGTTCTTCCAGACCAATCTCCTGGATTCGTTCCGTGGGCCGACCCCCGCCATGAAGGCCCAGGTGGGCAAGCTGCTGGAAAGCTCGCCGATTTCGGCGGCGGATATCGCCGACTACATCTATCAGCGGGTCGCGGAGGGCGAGTTCATGATCCTGCCCCACGAACAGGGGCGCATGGCATGGGCGTTGAAGCAGAAGAACCCGCAATTGCTGTATGACGAAATGACCAGCATGGCCGACAAAATGCGCGCCAAGGCACAGGCTGCCAAGGGCTGA